A window of Fundulus heteroclitus isolate FHET01 chromosome 15, MU-UCD_Fhet_4.1, whole genome shotgun sequence contains these coding sequences:
- the hmgn3 gene encoding high mobility group nucleosome-binding domain-containing protein 3 isoform X1 encodes MPKRKSPEGAEGKDASKVTKQEPTRRSERLKLSAKPAPPKPEAKPKKTVVKKVVDDKGAKAKKGGAKGKKEDGPAQNGETKANEIYVSRPSVRVSSIRSMAPSQMSVRGQSETVRVKGL; translated from the exons ATGCCGAAGAGAAAG tcccCAGAGGGTGCTGAGGGTAAGGATGCCTCTAAAGTCACAAAGCAAGag CCCACCAGAAGGTCGGAGAGATTGAAATTGTCGGCG aaaccTGCTCCGCCTAAGCCTGAGGCGAAGCCTAAGAAGACCGTTGTCAAG AAGGTGGTAGATGATAAAGGAGCGAAGGCCAAGAAGGGCGGCGCCAAGGGGAAGAAGGAAGACGGTCCGGCCCAGAACGGAGAAACCAAGGCCAACGAG ATCTACGTGTCTCGTCCATCTGTGCGTGTGTCCTCCATCAGAAGCATGGCTCCCTCCCAGATGTCAGTGAGAGGGCAGAGTGAGACAGTCAGAGTCAAGG
- the hmgn3 gene encoding high mobility group nucleosome-binding domain-containing protein 3 isoform X4, with translation MPKRKSPEGAEGKDASKVTKQEKPAPPKPEAKPKKTVVKVVDDKGAKAKKGGAKGKKEDGPAQNGETKANEIYVSRPSVRVSSIRSMAPSQMSVRGQSETVRVKGL, from the exons ATGCCGAAGAGAAAG tcccCAGAGGGTGCTGAGGGTAAGGATGCCTCTAAAGTCACAAAGCAAGag aaaccTGCTCCGCCTAAGCCTGAGGCGAAGCCTAAGAAGACCGTTGTCAAG GTGGTAGATGATAAAGGAGCGAAGGCCAAGAAGGGCGGCGCCAAGGGGAAGAAGGAAGACGGTCCGGCCCAGAACGGAGAAACCAAGGCCAACGAG ATCTACGTGTCTCGTCCATCTGTGCGTGTGTCCTCCATCAGAAGCATGGCTCCCTCCCAGATGTCAGTGAGAGGGCAGAGTGAGACAGTCAGAGTCAAGG
- the hmgn3 gene encoding high mobility group nucleosome-binding domain-containing protein 3 isoform X2, which translates to MPKRKSPEGAEGKDASKVTKQEPTRRSERLKLSAKPAPPKPEAKPKKTVVKVVDDKGAKAKKGGAKGKKEDGPAQNGETKANEIYVSRPSVRVSSIRSMAPSQMSVRGQSETVRVKGL; encoded by the exons ATGCCGAAGAGAAAG tcccCAGAGGGTGCTGAGGGTAAGGATGCCTCTAAAGTCACAAAGCAAGag CCCACCAGAAGGTCGGAGAGATTGAAATTGTCGGCG aaaccTGCTCCGCCTAAGCCTGAGGCGAAGCCTAAGAAGACCGTTGTCAAG GTGGTAGATGATAAAGGAGCGAAGGCCAAGAAGGGCGGCGCCAAGGGGAAGAAGGAAGACGGTCCGGCCCAGAACGGAGAAACCAAGGCCAACGAG ATCTACGTGTCTCGTCCATCTGTGCGTGTGTCCTCCATCAGAAGCATGGCTCCCTCCCAGATGTCAGTGAGAGGGCAGAGTGAGACAGTCAGAGTCAAGG
- the hmgn3 gene encoding high mobility group nucleosome-binding domain-containing protein 3 isoform X3: protein MPKRKSPEGAEGKDASKVTKQEKPAPPKPEAKPKKTVVKKVVDDKGAKAKKGGAKGKKEDGPAQNGETKANEIYVSRPSVRVSSIRSMAPSQMSVRGQSETVRVKGL, encoded by the exons ATGCCGAAGAGAAAG tcccCAGAGGGTGCTGAGGGTAAGGATGCCTCTAAAGTCACAAAGCAAGag aaaccTGCTCCGCCTAAGCCTGAGGCGAAGCCTAAGAAGACCGTTGTCAAG AAGGTGGTAGATGATAAAGGAGCGAAGGCCAAGAAGGGCGGCGCCAAGGGGAAGAAGGAAGACGGTCCGGCCCAGAACGGAGAAACCAAGGCCAACGAG ATCTACGTGTCTCGTCCATCTGTGCGTGTGTCCTCCATCAGAAGCATGGCTCCCTCCCAGATGTCAGTGAGAGGGCAGAGTGAGACAGTCAGAGTCAAGG